One genomic window of Sporosarcina ureae includes the following:
- a CDS encoding CotY/CotZ family spore coat protein, giving the protein MGCEKKDSKHGGCHKSNCICEVVRFIQRVQNTCPEVDCIECDTDCFMAPLGSLVSPVRGRVNTRVFSLLTGNGDYFKAVFRGGKRKHYPKMTAEESLANHKSTHHKHTSCVSVFFRVQTVFDSCCATIQVLQPLYNGHPFDITTDGKICFEKICKVNGFGPTNTCLTVDLSCFCGIQCIDDVFINFCDED; this is encoded by the coding sequence GTGGGATGTGAAAAAAAAGACAGCAAACATGGTGGCTGTCATAAGTCGAATTGTATTTGTGAAGTAGTACGCTTTATCCAACGCGTCCAGAATACGTGTCCGGAAGTGGATTGTATTGAGTGTGATACCGATTGTTTCATGGCACCGCTCGGCAGTTTAGTCAGTCCGGTTAGAGGACGCGTCAACACCCGCGTATTCAGTTTATTGACGGGTAACGGGGACTATTTCAAGGCAGTATTCAGAGGTGGTAAACGGAAGCATTATCCTAAAATGACGGCAGAAGAATCACTGGCTAATCATAAGTCAACACATCATAAGCATACGAGTTGCGTTTCCGTATTTTTCCGTGTGCAGACAGTGTTTGATTCTTGCTGTGCTACCATTCAAGTATTGCAGCCTTTGTATAACGGACACCCGTTTGATATTACTACAGACGGAAAAATCTGTTTCGAGAAAATTTGTAAGGTGAATGGTTTTGGACCTACGAATACATGCTTGACAGTCGACTTGAGTTGCTTCTGCGGTATTCAGTGTATTGATGATGTGTTTATCAATTTCTGCGACGAAGATTAA